Part of the Streptococcaceae bacterium ESL0687 genome is shown below.
TTTCAGGCAGTCGGTAAAAGAATTTCTCCAAGCTCATTACTTCTTTAGAAAAATTACCGGTAAAACTGCTAACTACAAATGACTTATCATCTGTAATTTTTCCGAAAACATTATTTTCAAGATCCTTAACTACTCTGCTCATAGGTCTACATGCTCCACTTCTATATCTTTGTCTAACCAGGCGTTTGCTATTTCCTTAAAGCTTTCAACACCTGCTGTTGTGTAAAATTTGTGATTAATTTGCCGCTTACTTTCCCCGTTGATTAAAAAATAATCCAGCAGCATGGAAATATCACTCACAGCCTCTGCTCCACTATCTATCAGCTTAACTTGAGGTCCCATAACATTTTGAATAATGGGCCTTAGGAGGGGATAATGGGTACAGGCTAGGACCAAGGTATCCACCTTACCAACCAGGGGCTGTAAACTCTCATAAACAACTTTTTTGGTTATGGAAGAATTTATTTCATTACTTTCAACCAGGGGGGCAAATTTAGGACAGGCTAAGCTATGTACCTCTATCTTAGGTGCCTTTTTTTCAATAATTTTCTTATAGGATTCGCTTTTTATGGTCATCTCTGTTCCAATAATCCCGACCTGACCACTTTTACTTGTCTTAATGGCAGCCCTACTCCCTGGAAGGATAACACCGATAATTGGAATATCAATTTGCTGCCTAATCTGATCTAAGGCAAGAGCTGTTGCTGTGTTACAAGCAATAACAATCATCTTGACATCCTTGCCCACTAAAAAGTTGACCAGTTGCCAGGTATAAGAAATAATCTGCTCCGCAGGTCTTGGCCCATAAGGAGCCCGCCTAGAATCACCTATATAAATAACTTCTTCCTGGGGCAGCTGTCTCATTAACTCCTTAACAACAGTTAAACCACCAACTCCTGAGTCTAAAAATCCTATTGGTCTATTATCCATAACATCACCTAAATCCTCAAAAAATAAAGGGGTAGAGCATCGTGCTCTAGCCCTTATTTCTTTTTATTTGCCTCTTGTTTGGCAGAATTTTTAATCTGACGGAAAACTTGCTGAACTTGAGTTTCACTTGGTTTACGACCCATTGAACTCATCATCATACGAACTGCATCTTCATTAAGGGGAGGATTATCCATCATCATTTTCTTAACTTGAGAACGACTTAGGAAGATTCCACCCGCAAAGCCTGCAACTGCAGCAATAAGAATTAGCAAAATAGCAATTCCAATATTCATTTTCTTTTTTCTCCTTATCCTAATTCACTTATAGAATTCACTTACAAAGTATACCAAAAATAAGGCTGAAATTCAATAAAACATATTTACAGGATAGCTTCCGACTTGTGTTCTACCTACGTCCTTGTATTCCCTGTGTATAGTAGACTACTCCTGATCAAAATCAAAGCCATACAAGGTAGCAAAGTAATCTTCAGGGGTTTCAGCCCGTCTAATCATAGTAGTACTTCCGTCTTCTTTAAGCAGAATCTCTGCACTCCTAAGTTTTGCATTGTACTGGTAACCCATTGAAAAACCGTGCGCTCCTGTATCATGAATGACTAGAGTATCTCCCACTTCAACCGGAGGAAGCATTCTTTCCACCGCAAACTTATCATTATTCTCACATAAAGAACCTACAACATCAACTTTTTCGAGAGCAGATGCATCTTCCTTGCCACTAACACTTATATGATGATAGGCCCCGTAAAAGGCTGGGCGCATCAGGTTAACGGCACTTGCATCAACTCCCACATAATCCCTGTATGTTTTTTTCTTATGAAGGACCTTGGTTATCAAATGACCATGTGGAGCTAGCATGAAGCGGCCTAGTTCAGTAAAAATTTTGACTGAAGAAAGTCCTACTGGAAGTAAAACTTTTTCATAAGCCTTTCTTACCCCTTCACCAATTTTAAAGATGTCATTTTCTTCCTGTTCAGGTAGATAATTGACCCCAATACCTCCTGATAGATTGATAAAATCAAGATCCACGCCAGTTTTTTCAACCACATAAACGGCAAGTTCAAATAATTCCTCAGCAAGGGCTGGGTAATAGTCATTGGTTACTGTATTACTTGCCAAAAAGGAATGAATCCCAAATTTTTCAACTCCCAGTTCCTTTAATTCTTTGAAGGCCTGGACCAATTGATCCTTTGTCATCCCAAATTTTGATTCCTCTGGGCTATCCATAATGTCGGTTCCAAGGGCAAATACACCTCCAGGATTATAACGGCAACTAATTGTTTTAGGAATAGCAATCGTTTCCTTAAGCATTTCAATATGCTCATAGGCATCAAGATTAATAATCGCTCCAATCTCTTCTGCATAAGAAAATTCACTAGCTGGAGTATTATTTGATGAGAACATAATATCATGACCCTTAAAACCAAGTTTGTGACTCATAAGGAGCTCCACATAACTGGCACAGTCAACACCACAGCCTTCTTCCTGTAAGATCTTTAAAATGGCAGGAGTTGGGGTTGCCTTAACCGCAAAGTATTCCTTAAAACCCTTGTTCCATGAAAATGCTGCTTGAAGGTCACGCGCCTTCTTTCTAATTCCAGCTTCATCATAAAGATGGAAGGGGGTTGGATATTTTTCGGTAATTTCCTGTAATTTTTCACTAGCCACAAATGGTTTTTTCATCAATCTATCCTCCATATTTTTACAATATTCTAACATTTTTTCAAAAAAATAAAAATATTTATTAAAAAAGACAGGATAGATACATATCCTGTCTTTTTTCTAATTGCTTGATTGAGAATTGTCTAATCCTGTATCAACCTTAAAACCATTTTCAAATTTTGCTTCATCATTTTGAACAAAACCAAAATCCTTAAATGGATAGTACCTAAAGCTGATTCGACCGTAAATATCTGATTTATTGATTAGACCAAATTTCCTGCTGTCGTCTTCAACCTTACGGTTGTCATTTAAAATTAAGTAGGTATCCTCAGGCAATTTAGCTATATCCTTGCCTGAAATACTTGCTACTGTGAAGTCTGTATTATACTCTTCACCTGGATTTTCAAGTAGATAGGCTGTTTCGTTATCCTTAATATAAGGCTCCTTGATAACCCGGCCATCAATATAGAGAAGATCATCAAGCATAACTGCTTCTTGATTTGGAATGGCGATAATTCTTCCGATATATTTTTTACCGTCATGCCTGTAAGCAACCAGGTCAAGATTTTCAAGCTTGGATTCTTTTAAGGCAATAACCTGGTCTGATTTTACTAAAACCGGAGCCATGTTATCATTATGGATCCTAATAGGCTCAATAATAAATATACGTAAGACTGCTAAAAAAACAATAATAACGCTCGCAATTATTAGTTTAGTATATAAATCTCTCTTTACCATATCCTACTCCTAGAACTTCTAGATACAAGTAAAGGGCGGTTATTATCCACCCTTTTTTCAATATATTACTGGGGTAGCTGGATTCGAACCAACGCATGAGGGAGTCAAAGTCCCTTGCCTTACCGCTTGGCTATACCCCAAAGGTATTAGTTTAAAAACTAAATGGAAGGGGAGGGATTCGAACCCCCGAACCCGAAGGAGCGGATTTACAGTCCGCCGCGTTTAGCCACTTCGCTACCCTTCCATGTTAAAAGTATATCAAAATCAACAAAAATAATTCTATCAAAAATTTATTGATTTTTCAATACTTAAATTAACTTTTTTACAATTTAATTTATAGGGCTAAATTGTAACTTCTAATAGCCTCTTCAAGGGCTGTTGAATAATTTTTATATTGGGCAATCTCTTTGCCGTTTTCCCTTAAAACAAATTTACCATCATTTTCAATGATTTGTGCTACAAGTTTTTTACCTATGATTAGGTCAACACCATCAGTTGTATCAACTATTTGGATTTCTATATCTTTCTTTTTTCTCATGGGTTAATTCTACAGGAAATTTGATAAATTTTCAAGCTTGGAAAATAAAGGGAATGGACTCAAATATCCATTCCCAAATCCTTATTAGACCTTGTAAATCCAACCTTCTGGCGCTTCTACATCGCCAAACTGGATACCAGTAAGTTCCTCATAAAGTTTTTTAGTTACTGGCCCAACTTCTTCTGTGCTGTAAAAGACATGGAAGTCGTCCCCGTTTTGAATACCTCCAATTGGAGAAATAATAGCAGCTGTTCCGCAGGCACCGGCTTCCTTAAAATCATCCAACTTATCCACAAAAACATCACCTTCAATTGCCTTAAGACCTAGGCGATTTTCTGCCAGGTAAAGGAGGGAATATTTAGTAATACTTGGTAGGATTGACGGACTAAGTGGTGTTACAAATTCATCATTTTTAGTAATTCCAAAGAAGTTGGCACTTCCTACTTCTTCAATTTTAGTATGGGTTGCAGGATCTAGGTAAATTACATCACTAAAGCCCATATCCTTTGCAACTGCACCTGGCACTAAACTTGCGGCATAGTTTCCACCAACCTTGGCTGACCCAGTCCCGTGAGGAGCTGCCCTATCATAGTCATAGGAAACCAAGAAGTTGGTTGGAGCAAGTCCGCCCTTAAAATAGTTCCCAACAGGCATGGCAAAGACTGTAAAAATGTATTCTGGCGCTGGATGAATCCCAATAGCATTTCCCACCCCAATTAGAAGGGGACGAAGGTAGAGGGTTGCCCCGCTTCCATAAGGAGGAACAAAATCTTCATTAGCTCTTACAACCTGCATGACAGCGTCAATAAATTTTTCAGTTGGCACTTCTGCCATCATAAGACGTCTTGCCGTTTGCTGAAGTCTTTCAGCATTTTTATCCGGTCTAAAAAGATTGATTGAGCCGTCCTTTGTTCGGTAAGCCTTTAATCCCTCAAATCCCTGCTGTCCGTAATGAATGGCAGTACTTGACTCATCTATATGTAAAACGGCATCCTCTGTTAAATGACCCTCATCCCAGGCTCCGTCTTTAAATCTTGAAATGTAGCGAAAAGGTAGCTCCCTATACTCAAACCCTAGGTTATCCCAATCAATATTTACTGGCATTTCATATCCTCCTACTTTTTTGATATAATCGTTTTGATAATTTTAAAATATTTTTTTGAAAATTACAAGAATTTATGCAAAAATTCAGAATATTTAGGAGAAGCCATGGACTTATTCAAACATACCGATTGGAAGAAATTAATTGAATTTTTAGGTTTAAAAATTTTTCATCTGGTAGTTACAACAATTTTATTTTACATCCTCTATAAACTTTGCCGCAAAATAATCAGTCAATTTTTTAAAAATTATGCCAAAAAATCCTGGTCAGATACAGCTTGGACCATGACCTTTTCTAGGATTTCCTTAAGTGCCCTTCAATATGTAACCCTCTTTTTATATGTTTACACTATCCTTGATATTGTAGGGATTCCAACCAGTAAACTTCTAGCTGGAGCTGGATTTTTCGGGGTTGTCCTCTCCCTAATCGGCCATGACCTACTATCAGATATCATTACAGGATTCTTTATCATCTTTGAAAACCAGGCCAATGTAGGGGACTATATTTCTATCGTTAACATGCCACCTGCACTTGGTTATGTAGAATCTGTCGGTATTAGAAGTCTGACCATCGTTGACTGCAACGGAGCAAAAATCTACGTTCCCAACCATAACATTCAAAGTATCAGGAACTTTTCCAAGCAAGAATATAAGGTCTTCGTTGACCTACCAACTCCTAATATCAATAATCCTGACTATATTAGGAAACAAGTTCTTGCAATTAATGAACAGATTTATGAAAGCAATAAGGATATCTTCCTTGAAAAGCCCATTTATCTTGGAATCCAAGATCTAGCAGCATCAGGTCTATATCTTAGAACTGTAGCCTTTGTTAAATACGAACAAAATTTAAAGGCCCAAAACCTGCTTTTAGAACAATACATTAAAATTAATCTGATAGAAGAAAAAGAAGGCTCAGACAATTAGTCCAAGCCTTCTTTTTTATTCACTCATATCAATATCTTCTTTAAGTCTTTCAACATCCAAATCAGCTAAAAGAAAGTTCTTGTCGTTAGTCGGGAAATTTTGTTCCAGAACATGGACAGGGCCTAGTTCAAAGCGTCCTTCCTCTAAGACATAACTCATAACATGACCACCAAAGCTATAGTCATCAGAGATAAAATGAAGGTGATAGCCAGCAAGACTTACACCGTGGAACATTTCAGGGGTCCAAATCCCTACAATTGTCCCTCTCACATTCTCTTCAATGTATTCTGGTTGATTTTTTGCAACACTGGCAAAACGCTTACCACTTTCGGAGCGAGTTATCATCCTAACCTTCATCTCCTTGAAAAGTCCTTCAACCTTGATTGACCTAAAGAGATTAAAACCTTCAAAATAACTTTCCATCTTCTTGGCCAAATCAGTGCTATTTATCTCGCTTCTTTCAATACCGATAACTTCAGGGGTATGAAAAATTACTGCGGCATAAGGAACTAAAGAATCATCTGAAAGCTCAGTAATTGTTTTATCACCCTTAGCCTGAAAGGCACGACCATCAAGAATGATTAGCTCCCCGTCAATTGAATCAATTGTTCCAATTCCAAAATCACCGTGAGTTAGTAACTCACCAATTGTTAGATTTCCAGCATAAAGCCCTGACATTAAAGCACTTAAGGTGTTATGTTGAAAAAGTTTTATTCTATCAGTCATAGATTGCATCCTCCTCACCTATTATAAACCAGACCTTTAAAAAATTATAATAATAAGTTTGCAAGAAAAAAAGAAGCTATATTAGCTTCTATTTTGCATAGTCGATGGCTCTTGTTTCCCGAATAACTGTGACCTTAATATTTCCAGGATAATCCATATCTTCTTCAATTTTTTGCTTAATCTTATGTGATA
Proteins encoded:
- the budA gene encoding acetolactate decarboxylase; this encodes MTDRIKLFQHNTLSALMSGLYAGNLTIGELLTHGDFGIGTIDSIDGELIILDGRAFQAKGDKTITELSDDSLVPYAAVIFHTPEVIGIERSEINSTDLAKKMESYFEGFNLFRSIKVEGLFKEMKVRMITRSESGKRFASVAKNQPEYIEENVRGTIVGIWTPEMFHGVSLAGYHLHFISDDYSFGGHVMSYVLEEGRFELGPVHVLEQNFPTNDKNFLLADLDVERLKEDIDMSE
- a CDS encoding DUF2969 family protein encodes the protein MRKKKDIEIQIVDTTDGVDLIIGKKLVAQIIENDGKFVLRENGKEIAQYKNYSTALEEAIRSYNLAL
- a CDS encoding mechanosensitive ion channel, with translation MDLFKHTDWKKLIEFLGLKIFHLVVTTILFYILYKLCRKIISQFFKNYAKKSWSDTAWTMTFSRISLSALQYVTLFLYVYTILDIVGIPTSKLLAGAGFFGVVLSLIGHDLLSDIITGFFIIFENQANVGDYISIVNMPPALGYVESVGIRSLTIVDCNGAKIYVPNHNIQSIRNFSKQEYKVFVDLPTPNINNPDYIRKQVLAINEQIYESNKDIFLEKPIYLGIQDLAASGLYLRTVAFVKYEQNLKAQNLLLEQYIKINLIEEKEGSDN
- the lepB gene encoding signal peptidase I, translated to MVKRDLYTKLIIASVIIVFLAVLRIFIIEPIRIHNDNMAPVLVKSDQVIALKESKLENLDLVAYRHDGKKYIGRIIAIPNQEAVMLDDLLYIDGRVIKEPYIKDNETAYLLENPGEEYNTDFTVASISGKDIAKLPEDTYLILNDNRKVEDDSRKFGLINKSDIYGRISFRYYPFKDFGFVQNDEAKFENGFKVDTGLDNSQSSN
- a CDS encoding diaminopimelate decarboxylase, with product MKKPFVASEKLQEITEKYPTPFHLYDEAGIRKKARDLQAAFSWNKGFKEYFAVKATPTPAILKILQEEGCGVDCASYVELLMSHKLGFKGHDIMFSSNNTPASEFSYAEEIGAIINLDAYEHIEMLKETIAIPKTISCRYNPGGVFALGTDIMDSPEESKFGMTKDQLVQAFKELKELGVEKFGIHSFLASNTVTNDYYPALAEELFELAVYVVEKTGVDLDFINLSGGIGVNYLPEQEENDIFKIGEGVRKAYEKVLLPVGLSSVKIFTELGRFMLAPHGHLITKVLHKKKTYRDYVGVDASAVNLMRPAFYGAYHHISVSGKEDASALEKVDVVGSLCENNDKFAVERMLPPVEVGDTLVIHDTGAHGFSMGYQYNAKLRSAEILLKEDGSTTMIRRAETPEDYFATLYGFDFDQE
- a CDS encoding branched-chain amino acid aminotransferase produces the protein MPVNIDWDNLGFEYRELPFRYISRFKDGAWDEGHLTEDAVLHIDESSTAIHYGQQGFEGLKAYRTKDGSINLFRPDKNAERLQQTARRLMMAEVPTEKFIDAVMQVVRANEDFVPPYGSGATLYLRPLLIGVGNAIGIHPAPEYIFTVFAMPVGNYFKGGLAPTNFLVSYDYDRAAPHGTGSAKVGGNYAASLVPGAVAKDMGFSDVIYLDPATHTKIEEVGSANFFGITKNDEFVTPLSPSILPSITKYSLLYLAENRLGLKAIEGDVFVDKLDDFKEAGACGTAAIISPIGGIQNGDDFHVFYSTEEVGPVTKKLYEELTGIQFGDVEAPEGWIYKV
- a CDS encoding YneF family protein, with translation MNIGIAILLILIAAVAGFAGGIFLSRSQVKKMMMDNPPLNEDAVRMMMSSMGRKPSETQVQQVFRQIKNSAKQEANKKK
- the racE gene encoding glutamate racemase, which gives rise to MDNRPIGFLDSGVGGLTVVKELMRQLPQEEVIYIGDSRRAPYGPRPAEQIISYTWQLVNFLVGKDVKMIVIACNTATALALDQIRQQIDIPIIGVILPGSRAAIKTSKSGQVGIIGTEMTIKSESYKKIIEKKAPKIEVHSLACPKFAPLVESNEINSSITKKVVYESLQPLVGKVDTLVLACTHYPLLRPIIQNVMGPQVKLIDSGAEAVSDISMLLDYFLINGESKRQINHKFYTTAGVESFKEIANAWLDKDIEVEHVDL